One window of Phoenix dactylifera cultivar Barhee BC4 chromosome 5, palm_55x_up_171113_PBpolish2nd_filt_p, whole genome shotgun sequence genomic DNA carries:
- the LOC103703901 gene encoding cellulose synthase A catalytic subunit 7 [UDP-forming], whose product MDSPSPTGLVAGSHRRNELHVMHGHEEPKIQNHHLNAKVCRVCGDEIGLKENGEMFMACHECGFPVCQPCYEYERSEGNQTCPQCNTRYKRHKGCPRVEGDGDDGADMDDFEDEFPLKSPKKSQENHRLDINSENGDRMQQWRPNGLSSFTGSVTAKELEAEREMEGNMEWKDRVEKWKVKQEKRGMINKDDEEDNDQDAYEDEMLMAEARQPLWRKVPIPSSKINPYRIVIVLRLVILCFFFRFRLTTPAKDAYALWLTSVICEIWFALSWILDQFPKWFPITRETYLDRLSMRFDREGEPSRLAAVDVFVSTVDPLKEPPIITANTVLSILSVDYPVDKVSCYVSDDGASMLLFDALSETAEFARRWVPFCKKYTIEPRAPEFYFSEKIDYLKDKVQPSFVKERRAMKREYEEFKVRINALVAKAQKKPEEGWVMQDGTPWPGNNTRDHPGMIQVYLGSAGALDVEGKELPRLVYVSREKRPGYQHHKKAGAMNALIRVSAVLTNAPFMLNLDCDHYINNSKALREAMCFLMDPQLGKKLCYVQFPQRFDGIDPNDRYANRNVVFFDINMKGLDGIQGPVYVGTGCVFNRQALYGYDPPKSQKRPKMTCDCWPSWCCCCCCSGRSRKSKSKKEDHKGGFLGFIGKKGKKNKMVVVNKKSYMKRGFDLEEIEEGLEGYDELEKSSLMSQKSFEKRFGQSPVFIASTLMEDGGLPQSVNSNGLIKEAIHVISCGYEEKTEWGKEIGWIYGSVTEDILTGFKMHCRGWKSVYCVPPRAAFKGSAPINLADRLHQVLRWALGSVEIFLSRHCPLWYGYGGNLKWLERLAYTNTIVYPFTSIPLLAYCTIPAICLLTGKFIIPSLNNFGSLWFIGLFLSIIATGILELRWSGVSIQDWWRNEQFWVIGGVSAHLFAVFQGLLKVLAGVDTNFTVTSKAADDTEFGDLYLFKWTTLLIPPTTLIILNMVGVVAGVSDAINNGYGSWGPLFGKLFFAFWVIVHLYPFLKGLMGRQNRTPTIVVLWSILLASIFSLVWVRIDPFLPKQKGPILKQCGVEC is encoded by the exons ATGGACTCCCCATCCCCCACTGGCTTGGTCGCGGGATCCCACCGGCGTAACGAGCTGCATGTCATGCATGGCCATGAGGAG CCAAAGATTCAGAATCACCACTTGAACGCAAAAGTTTGCCGTGTTTGTGGTGATGAGATCGGGCTCAAGGAGAATGGTGAGATGTTCATGGCGTGCCACGAGTGTGGGTTCCCTGTCTGCCAGCCTTGTTACGAATACGAGCGGAGTGAGGGCAACCAAACCTGCCCCCAGTGCAACACTCGTTACAAGCGTCATAAAG GATGTCCAAGGGTTGAAGGGGACGGAGATGATGGCGCTGATATGGATGATTTTGAAGACGAATTCCCACTTAAGAGCCCCAAAAAATCACAAGAGAATCATCGCTTGGATATTAACTCG GAGAATGGTGACAGGATGCAACAGTGGAGGCCGAATGGGCTTTCATCCTTTACAGGCAGTG TCACCGCTAAGGAGTTGGAGGCCGAGAGGGAGATGGAAGGGAACATGGAATGGAAGGATAGGGTGGAGAAATGGAAGGTAAAGCAAGAGAAGAGAGGAATGATCAAcaaagatgatgaagaagataaTGATCAGGATGCTTATGAAGATGAGATGCT AATGGCGGAGGCCCGGCAACCCCTCTGGCGGAAGGTGCCGATCCCGTCGAGCAAGATCAACCCATACCGCATTGTGATCGTCCTCCGCCTCGTCATCCTGTGCTTCTTCTTCCGCTTCCGCCTTACCACCCCTGCGAAAGATGCCTACGCCCTCTGGCTCACATCGGTCATCTGCGAGATCTGGTTCGCCCTCTCGTGGATCCTCGACCAGTTCCCCAAGTGGTTCCCCATCACCCGCGAGACTTACCTCGACCGCCTCTCCATGCGATTCGACCGCGAGGGGGAGCCCAGTCGCCTCGCCGCCGTCGACGTGTTCGTAAGCACCGTCGACCCTCTCAAGGAGCCGCCGATCATCACTGCGAACACCGTCTTATCCATCCTGTCGGTTGACTACCCGGTCGACAAGGTGAGCTGCTACGTGTCGGATGACGGCGCGTCCATGCTCTTGTTTGACGCGCTGTCGGAGACCGCCGAGTTCGCACGTAGGTGGGTCCCGTTCTGCAAGAAGTACACCATCGAGCCGAGGGCCCCGGAATTCTATTTCTCGGAGAAAATAGACTATTTGAAGGACAAGGTGCAGCCAAGCTTCGTGAAGGAGAGAAGAGCCATGAAG AGAGAGTACGAAGAGTTCAAAGTGCGGATCAATGCATTGGTGGCCAAGGCTCAGAAGAAGCCGGAGGAAGGGTGGGTGATGCAGGATGGTACGCCGTGGCCTGGGAACAACACAAGGGACCATCCGGGAATGATACAG GTATACCTGGGGAGCGCGGGTGCACTTGATGTAGAAGGTAAAGAACTCCCTCGGCTCGTGTACGTCTCACGTGAGAAGCGCCCAGGCTACCAACACCACAAGAAAGCCGGGGCCATGAATGCACTG ATTCGAGTTTCCGCGGTGCTCACTAATGCGCCATTCATGTTGAACCTGGATTGTGATCACTACATCAACAACAGCAAGGCCTTAAGGGAAGCAATGTGCTTCTTAATGGACCCTCAGTTAGGGAAGAAGCTTTGCTATGTCCAATTCCCTCAGAGGTTCGATGGAATCGACCCCAATGACCGATATGCCAACCGTAACGTGGTCTTCTTTGAT ATCAATATGAAAGGCCTAGATGGCATCCAAGGCCCCGTGTATGTTGGAACTGGCTGTGTCTTCAATCGCCAAGCATTGTATGGCTACGACCCCCCCAAGTCCCAGAAGCGGCCCAAGATGACATGCGACTGCTGGCCCTCAtggtgctgctgctgctgctgcagcgGGCGCTCGAGGAAATCCAAGTCCAAGAAGGAAGATCACAAGGGAGGGTTCCTAGGATTTATTGGcaagaagggaaagaagaacAAGATGGTGGTGGTGAACAAGAAGAGCTACATGAAGAGGGGGTTCGACCTTGAGGAGATTGAGGAGGGGCTGGAGGGGTATGATGAGCTGGAGAAATCGTCACTCATGTCGCAGAAGAGCTTCGAGAAGCGATTCGGGCAGTCGCCAGTGTTCATCGCATCGACGCTCATGGAGGATGGCGGGCTGCCACAGAGTGTTAACAGCAATGGGCTCATCAAGGAGGCCATTCATGTCATCAGCTGTGGGTATGAGGAGAAGACCGAATGGGGGAAGGAG ATCGGATGGATATATGGGTCCGTGACAGAGGATATCTTGACAGGCTTCAAGATGCACTGCAGAGGCTGGAAGTCTGTTTACTGTGTTCCTCCCCGAGCCGCTTTCAAAGGTTCGGCACCAATAAATCTCGCGGATCGGCTGCACCAGGTGTTACGTTGGGCTTTGGGATCGGTTGAGATATTCCTTAGCCGGCATTGCCCTCTATGGTACGGCTATGGTGGGAACTTGAAATGGCTAGAGAGGCTGGCATACACCAATACCATCGTGTATCCCTTCACATCCATCCCTCTTCTCGCCTACTGCACGATCCCAGCCATCTGCCTCCTTACTGGAAAATTTATCATCCCCAGT CTGAACAACTTTGGAAGCCTATGGTTCATTGGTCTCTTCCTCTCCATCATTGCCACCGGAATCCTCGAGCTCCGATGGAGCGGTGTGAGCATCCAGGACTGGTGGCGGAACGAGCAGTTCTGGGTCATTGGTGGCGTGTCGGCGCACCTCTTCGCGGTCTTCCAGGGTCTCCTCAAGGTCCTAGCTGGTGTAGACACCAACTTCACGGTCACCTCCAAGGCTGCGGATGACACCGAGTTTGGAGACCTGTACCTCTTCAAGTGGACAACCCTTCTCATCCCTCCCACCACTCTAATCATCCTCAACATGGTGGGGGTTGTCGCCGGAGTGTCGGATGCCATCAACAATGGATATGGTTCATGGGGCCCGCTGTTCGGGAAGCTCTTCTTCGCCTTCTGGGTCATTGTTCATCTGTATCCTTTCTTGAAGGGGCTGATGGGGAGACAGAACAGGACGCCAACCATAGTGGTCCTCTGGTCTATTCTTCTTGCCTCCATCTTCTCTTTGGTTTGGGTCCGGATCGATCCTTTCTTGCCCAAACAGAAGGGGCCCATTCTCAAGCAGTGTGGAGTGGAGTGCTAA